The following proteins are co-located in the Candidatus Paracaedibacter acanthamoebae genome:
- the lpxC gene encoding UDP-3-O-acyl-N-acetylglucosamine deacetylase, giving the protein MLGTALITSTPVWSNVPLPTDRIASCQQTLAKTIRCIGVGVHSGESVSMAIKPAAINTGYVFVRTDVAHHNRIEAIWSNVTDTSMCTKITNAHGVSISTIEHIIAALAGMHIHNAAIEVGGPEVPIMDGSSADFVTLIQAVGIKRQNAPLKIIRVLKPIQVSHGTGTAFLLPADERRFSMEFNFAGRMAETSFLSYYPDSDDFVECLADSRTFGFFEDAQKLQAAGLAKGASLQNTIVIGEAGVMNEGGLRHNDEFVRHKVLDAVGDLALAGGVLLAHFDGINSGHGLNNQLLRALFADPSAWELVDPKDQLHSNWGIA; this is encoded by the coding sequence ATGCTTGGAACTGCTCTTATAACATCGACACCTGTCTGGTCAAATGTACCCTTGCCCACAGATCGCATAGCATCTTGTCAGCAAACATTAGCGAAAACCATTCGTTGCATCGGTGTGGGCGTTCATTCGGGTGAATCTGTCAGCATGGCTATCAAACCTGCCGCCATCAATACAGGATATGTGTTTGTGCGCACAGACGTTGCTCACCATAATCGGATTGAGGCGATCTGGAGCAATGTGACGGATACCAGCATGTGTACTAAGATTACGAATGCCCATGGGGTGAGTATTTCTACAATTGAACACATTATTGCAGCCCTTGCCGGCATGCACATTCATAATGCCGCCATTGAAGTCGGTGGACCAGAAGTGCCAATCATGGATGGAAGTTCAGCAGACTTTGTAACGCTGATCCAAGCCGTCGGTATTAAGCGTCAAAATGCGCCTCTCAAGATTATTCGCGTCTTAAAACCCATCCAAGTTTCCCATGGCACAGGCACAGCCTTCCTGTTACCAGCAGATGAGCGTCGCTTCAGTATGGAATTCAATTTTGCGGGTCGTATGGCGGAAACGAGCTTTTTATCCTATTATCCAGATAGCGATGACTTTGTAGAATGCCTCGCAGATTCTCGCACATTTGGCTTTTTCGAAGACGCCCAAAAATTACAAGCTGCTGGCTTGGCCAAAGGCGCCTCTTTACAGAACACAATCGTTATCGGCGAAGCCGGTGTCATGAATGAAGGTGGCCTACGTCACAATGATGAATTTGTCCGCCACAAAGTTTTAGATGCCGTTGGCGATTTAGCCTTAGCGGGCGGCGTTCTGCTCGCCCACTTTGATGGGATTAACTCTGGCCATGGCCTCAACAATCAATTGCTACGTGCTTTATTTGCCGACCCATCTGCCTGGGAATTAGTTGATCCGAAGGATCAACTTCATTCAAACTGGGGAATTGCCTAA
- a CDS encoding phosphomannomutase/phosphoglucomutase has product MTQHQFNTHILREYDIRGTINKNLSSADALELGRRFGTWVKQQGEKFVCLGRDGRLSSPDLHAHLTQGLIEAGITILDIGVGPTPMLYFSTKITPAFAGIMITGSHNPKDDNGFKITLKEIPFFGEKIRGLATQPFIKSDQPGEVEHIDVRSSYIDRVLMDYEAPNKRLKLAWDPGNGAAGEIIEFLTQHIEADHIVINATIDGAFPNHHPDPSVDKNLEQLRAVIAEHNCDAGIAFDGDADRLGILDQHGRAFMGDHLLMVFAADVLKKMPGAKIIGDVKTSQAFYEMVPALGGQALMCRTGHSFIKVMAHEEKAALAGEVSGHLFFADKYYGYDDAIYAAIRFINILQASDQTCADIYDSLPHYYSTPELRIECPDELKFKVIDKMKADFKAQGLVFSDIDGLRYEDDHGWWLIRASNTQPALVGRCESKTHAGLEALKQHLSLNLRKFYDQAEF; this is encoded by the coding sequence GTGACTCAGCATCAATTTAATACGCATATTCTGCGTGAATATGATATTCGGGGAACCATTAACAAAAACTTAAGTTCCGCTGATGCTCTAGAGCTTGGGCGACGCTTTGGCACGTGGGTCAAACAGCAAGGGGAAAAATTTGTCTGTTTAGGACGGGATGGGCGTCTTTCTTCGCCGGATCTGCACGCGCACTTAACCCAAGGATTAATCGAGGCGGGCATTACGATCTTAGATATTGGGGTGGGACCAACTCCGATGCTCTATTTTTCAACCAAGATAACCCCAGCTTTTGCGGGCATTATGATTACGGGATCTCACAATCCGAAAGATGATAATGGCTTTAAAATCACCTTAAAGGAAATACCTTTTTTCGGTGAGAAGATTCGGGGATTAGCGACTCAGCCTTTTATTAAGTCGGATCAGCCCGGTGAGGTAGAGCATATTGATGTACGGTCGAGTTACATTGATCGAGTTTTAATGGATTACGAGGCTCCTAACAAGCGGTTAAAACTTGCCTGGGATCCTGGTAATGGAGCGGCTGGTGAAATTATTGAGTTTCTAACACAGCACATTGAGGCGGATCATATTGTCATTAATGCGACAATTGATGGGGCGTTTCCCAATCACCATCCGGATCCCTCGGTTGACAAAAACCTTGAGCAGCTTCGGGCGGTTATCGCCGAGCATAACTGTGATGCAGGTATCGCTTTTGATGGTGATGCAGATCGCTTAGGGATTTTGGATCAACACGGGCGTGCTTTTATGGGGGACCATCTCTTGATGGTTTTTGCGGCTGATGTTTTGAAGAAGATGCCGGGTGCCAAAATTATTGGCGATGTGAAGACAAGCCAGGCCTTCTATGAGATGGTCCCTGCTTTGGGAGGACAAGCTCTTATGTGCCGCACTGGCCATTCGTTTATTAAAGTTATGGCACATGAAGAAAAGGCAGCGCTAGCGGGGGAAGTCAGTGGTCATCTGTTTTTTGCTGATAAATATTATGGCTATGATGATGCTATTTACGCGGCTATTCGCTTTATCAATATTTTACAAGCATCTGATCAAACCTGTGCTGACATTTATGATAGCCTGCCCCACTATTATTCAACCCCAGAATTGCGCATTGAGTGCCCGGATGAGCTCAAATTTAAGGTCATCGATAAGATGAAAGCTGATTTTAAGGCCCAAGGTTTAGTTTTCTCCGACATAGATGGGCTACGTTATGAGGATGATCATGGGTGGTGGTTAATTCGAGCATCCAATACACAGCCTGCCCTTGTGGGTCGGTGTGAATCAAAGACCCATGCGGGCTTAGAGGCTCTAAAGCAACATTTGAGTCTCAATCTAAGAAAGTTTTATGATCAGGCAGAATTTTAA
- a CDS encoding UTP--glucose-1-phosphate uridylyltransferase, producing the protein MKIKTAVFPVAGLGTRFLPATKAIPKEMLIVGDRPLIQHAVEEAKAAGIERFIFVTSQGKTAIEDHFDTNQLLERTLAERDKKKELEKVQSLQLAPGDAIFIRQQQPLGLGHAVWCVRNLVGNEPFALLLADDIIMGAAPCTAQMIDAYTKYGRGNYTAVMDVEPDHVSRYGILDIAEDDGFLVKARHVVEKPKPSESPSRTAIVGRYILDPMTFDKINIHKFGVSKEIQLTDAFRPMIDEGVPFYGVRFAGQRYDCGTKEGWLEANVVNAYHSDDMQEHLLKTLKTLRIKD; encoded by the coding sequence ATGAAAATCAAAACGGCTGTGTTCCCGGTGGCAGGGCTGGGGACCCGGTTTTTGCCTGCAACCAAGGCAATCCCAAAAGAAATGCTGATTGTGGGGGATAGACCCCTCATTCAGCATGCCGTTGAAGAAGCAAAGGCTGCTGGTATTGAACGTTTCATTTTTGTAACATCTCAAGGGAAGACGGCGATTGAGGATCACTTTGATACCAATCAGCTGTTGGAAAGAACGTTGGCAGAACGCGATAAGAAAAAGGAACTCGAAAAGGTTCAGTCTTTGCAGTTAGCCCCCGGTGATGCTATTTTTATTCGCCAGCAACAGCCCCTTGGCCTTGGTCATGCCGTCTGGTGTGTGCGTAACCTTGTCGGGAATGAGCCGTTTGCTCTTCTCTTAGCCGATGATATAATCATGGGGGCTGCTCCCTGTACAGCTCAAATGATTGATGCCTATACCAAGTATGGCCGGGGTAACTATACAGCTGTCATGGATGTAGAACCGGACCATGTTTCCCGTTATGGTATTTTAGATATTGCTGAGGATGATGGCTTTCTTGTGAAGGCTAGGCATGTGGTCGAAAAACCAAAACCGAGTGAAAGTCCGTCTCGGACAGCGATTGTTGGTCGCTATATCCTTGATCCGATGACCTTTGATAAAATTAATATTCATAAATTTGGGGTTAGTAAAGAAATTCAGCTAACAGATGCATTTCGACCGATGATTGATGAAGGGGTTCCTTTTTATGGGGTACGATTCGCGGGACAACGGTATGATTGTGGTACAAAAGAAGGATGGCTCGAAGCCAATGTTGTCAATGCTTACCATAGTGATGATATGCAGGAACACTTACTCAAGACGCTTAAAACATTAAGAATTAAAGATTAA